The following is a genomic window from Sulfurihydrogenibium sp..
GACGTAAACTCTGAAAATTTCTCAGAAATATTAGAAAAATCTTATGATAATGTTGTGGTTATAGACTTTTGGGCGCCTTGGTGTGGTCCATGCAGAGCTTTAAAACCAATCTTAGAAAAACTTTCAGGAGAGTTTGGCTTTATTTTAGCAAAAGTTAATACAGATGAAAATCCGGATATTGCACAAGAGTTTGGAGTTCATGGAATACCGGATGTTAGAATAATAAAAGATGGAAAAGTAGTTGATAAATTCGTTGGAGCATTGCCGGAGAGTCAAGTAAGAAAAATAATCAGTAAATATGTTAAATCACCAGCAGATAAAGTTATTGAAGAAGCAAACATGCTTATTTTGGCAGGCAACAGAGAAGGAGCGTATGATTTATACAAAAGAGCAATTTCTGAATATCCAGATAACAAAAAGTTAATCCTTGAAGCAGCAAAATTCTTTATTAAACTAAACAAGCTTGAAGATGCAGAAAATTTATTAAACAAAATAAAAGAGTATGACAAAGAGTACTTTACACAAGCTCAAGCATTAAAGGAATTTATAGAACTTAAAAAAGAATGTGAAAATACAAATTTACAAACAGAACTTGATAAAATGTTTGCCCAAGCATCATGCTATGCAGTTGAAGAAAATTATGAAGAAGCATTAAAATTATTTTTAGAAATAGTTAAGAAAGATAGAAATTATAAAAACGATGGTGCAAGAAAAGCTATGGTTTCTATATTCACACTACTTGGAGAATCTAACCCACTTACAAAAGAGTACAGAAAAAAACTTGCAATGTGGCTATATTAATGAAAAAGATAGCTTT
Proteins encoded in this region:
- the trxA gene encoding thioredoxin; protein product: MIIDVNSENFSEILEKSYDNVVVIDFWAPWCGPCRALKPILEKLSGEFGFILAKVNTDENPDIAQEFGVHGIPDVRIIKDGKVVDKFVGALPESQVRKIISKYVKSPADKVIEEANMLILAGNREGAYDLYKRAISEYPDNKKLILEAAKFFIKLNKLEDAENLLNKIKEYDKEYFTQAQALKEFIELKKECENTNLQTELDKMFAQASCYAVEENYEEALKLFLEIVKKDRNYKNDGARKAMVSIFTLLGESNPLTKEYRKKLAMWLY